A window from Pichia kudriavzevii chromosome 5, complete sequence encodes these proteins:
- a CDS encoding uncharacterized protein (PKUD0E05420; similar to Saccharomyces cerevisiae YJR099W (YUH1); ancestral locus Anc_7.470), protein MESATVNAVVPLESNPEIFTKFASDLGLSPLLAFCDIYSLDDPDLLCFLPRPMQAVILLFPVTQKYEEFKNKEQVEPVDYSKVIWMKQVVKNACGLYALLHALLNIPKGFMVQNSELSKLRLNLLEHTKDPAELVQSIAQTMYSTYSTQGQTEAPPAEDNVDLHFVCFVKKNGAIYELDGRREGPLLLKSTNEAGSDLLSDSVVSERVKKYMSLVEGDNSLQFALMGLAPRMD, encoded by the coding sequence ATGGAGTCAGCTACAGTTAATGCGGTGGTGCCTCTGGAGTCCAACCCAGAAATATTCACCAAGTTTGCTAGTGATTTGGGATTATCGCCACTTCTGGCATTTTGCGATATTTATTCGTTGGATGATCCAGATCTGCTCTGTTTCTTACCAAGACCAATGCAGGCAGttattcttttgtttccaGTCACACAAAAATACGAGGAGTTCAAAAATAAGGAACAGGTGGAACCGGTGGACTATTCCAAGGTGATTTGGATGAAGCAAGTGGTTAAAAATGCCTGTGGGTTATATGCCTTGTTGCATGCATTGTTGAATATCCCAAAAGGATTCATGGTGCAGAATTCTGAACTCTCTAAATTGCGGTTGAACTTGTTGGAACACACAAAGGACCCAGCAGAACTTGTTCAAAGTATTGCACAAACCATGTATTCGACGTATAGTACACAGGGACAAACAGAGGCACCACCTGCAGAGGACAATGTGGATTTGcattttgtttgctttgTTAAAAAAAACGGCGCCATTTACGAACTTGATGGCAGACGGGAGGGCCCCTTGTTATTAAAGAGCACAAACGAAGCAGGTTCTGATCTTTTGAGTGATTCCGTTGTCAGTGAAAGGGTGAAGAAATACATGTCTTTGGTTGAAGGGGACAATTCGCTCCAGTTTGCATTGATGGGGTTGGCACCACGTATGGATTGA
- a CDS encoding uncharacterized protein (PKUD0E05410; similar to Saccharomyces cerevisiae YKR079C (TRZ1); ancestral locus Anc_5.671), translating into MSFNLTVVSHPTVDVVKPSLMLEDRSTGERSMIGNVPSGLQRKCNEMRLRTSRLSNIFLSGILDWNSLSGLPGLILTVSDQGVKSLSLHHSGNKFLHYMMSCWRYFIFRFGLDLKAEDNSETVKNGSVDYTPVNIASSVDYGNNENKDADHAKLREIINGIFPFQKDPSKPVYNKTATNFTLPKSIINPRVSTNWIITPVSIRGKFMVNAAKELGCEVSHFKPLCNFESVTLKDGTVVKPQQVLEPTRHFNPVLILDIPSAEYITNTISHNWSESSPNNLPYSAVYHFLDDSIENPLGIPEYVEFIKSFGPTTIHFISHRSYCPNTLNYHKTLKVSLKWKTLLKDFFPLPKWVNHSDLKLNGELPNVLPLISGQNLIIKSVNGTELEESTKLGSEISKHSAEDSKRLYNEEIRDSDIRGLISQEDFNTMIDDRNSAQSLRRQVDLSKSLKEQVETLILGTGSAIPAQVRNVISNLIRIPYKTGEEVGFRTIVLDAGENSFGTLRRIYLPQEVDMLLDELCMVYLSHLHADHHLGIVDFIREWNKRQDQIYGAKRHKTLVVITPWQYDFFIDELNRVDPFINKEFLFHVSCDEFMLGFTPPSLEQLQIEDITVEEMKNCKPKEMKYLKDSSKSEYVYQVLGMSEILACSAYHCEYSYSTSFSFRLDLSEKDNSEANIFKVSYSGDTRPKSAFSYIGKNSDLLIHESTLEDEKLADAVDKRHSTTSEALQVGILMKAKKIILTHFSQRYKSFTCSETVYKRLRNPVSKIDLIENGKFVPPESEAVTPKSAKSYQSSLQNDPDIPLEAKSVIFADDLNEDIKDNAAKIEVLFAFDNMKVQYDQIYMQREVFEKQRKQLEKLFPMDDEEFVDDQPEQPTEKTKSKKVKKQKEIKNPKKRKLTPPGA; encoded by the coding sequence ATGTCTTTTAATCTCACTGTTGTGTCCCATCCGACTGTGGATGTTGTCAAACCTTCGTTGATGCTGGAGGACCGTTCAACAGGAGAAAGATCGATGATCGGTAACGTTCCTTCAGGTTTACAGAGAAAGTGCAACGAAATGCGTTTACGAACGAGCCGGCTGTCaaacatttttctttcgGGCATTCTAGACTGGAACTCTTTATCTGGGTTACCTGGCTTGATATTGACTGTCAGTGATCAAGGTGTTAAATCACTTAGTCTTCATCATAGTGGCAATAAGTTTCTACACTATATGATGTCCTGTTGGAGATACTTCATCTTTCGATTTGGTTTGGACTTGAAAGCAGAAGATAATTCCGAGACTGTCAAAAACGGCAGTGTTGACTATACACCTGTAAATATTGCATCATCGGTGGATTATggaaataatgaaaataaagatgcTGATCATGCTAAATTGAGAGAAATTATAAACGGTATTTTCccttttcaaaaagatcCATCTAAGCCGGTTTATAACAAAACAGCCACAAATTTCACACttccaaaatcaattatAAATCCCAGAGTTTCAACCAACTGGATCATCACCCCAGTATCCATTAGAGGAAAGTTTATGGTCAATGCTGCAAAAGAACTCGGTTGTGAAGTTTCACACTTCAAACCATTGTGTAATTTCGAATCAGTAACGTTGAAAGACGGCACAGTTGTTAAACCCCAACAAGTTTTAGAGCCAACCAGGCATTTCAATCCTGTTTTGATATTGGACATTCCATCTGCAGAATACATCACAAATACAATTTCTCATAACTGGTCTGAAAGCTCACCGAACAATTTACCATATTCTGCCGTGtatcattttcttgatgatTCTATTGAAAATCCTCTTGGGATACCAGAGTATGTAGAGTTTATCAAGTCGTTTGGGCCTACTACTATCCATTTTATTAGCCATAGATCATACTGTCCGAACACTTTGAATTACCACAAGACTTTGAAGGTTTCGCTTAAATGGAAGACCCTTTTAAAAGACTTCTTTCCTTTACCGAAGTGGGTAAATCATTCAGATTTGAAACTCAATGGTGAGTTACCAAATGTTCTTCCGTTAATCTCCGGACAGAATTTAATTATAAAAAGCGTTAACGGCACTGAACTTGAGGAATCCACAAAGTTAGGATCTGAAATATCAAAACACAGTGCAGAAGATAGTAAAAGGTTATACAACGAGGAAATTAGAGACTCAGATATCAGGGGACTAATTTCCCAAGAAGACTTCAATACAATGATTGATGATAGAAATAGTGCTCAATCTTTGCGTAGACAGGTTGATTTATCGAAAAGCCTCAAAGAGCAAGTGGAGACGCTTATTTTGGGGACCGGCTCGGCGATTCCTGCTCAAGTCAGAAATGTCATATCAAACTTGATTCGTATTCCTTACAAAACTGGAGAGGAGGTTGGTTTTCGTACTATTGTGCTGGATGCAGGTGAAAACTCGTTTGGCACTTTACGAAGAATATACCTCCCACAAGAGGTTGATATGCTACTTGACGAATTGTGCATGGTTTACCTTTCTCATCTCCATGCTGACCATCATTTAGgtattgttgattttatcAGAGAATGGAATAAAAGGCAGGATCAAATCTATGGCGCCAAAAGACATAAAACATTGGTTGTTATTACCCCGTGGCAATATGActtcttcattgatgaACTCAACAGGGTTGATCCTTTTATTAATAAGGAATTTTTATTCCATGTCTCTTGTGATGAATTCATGCTAGGCTTTACTCCGCCATCATTAGAGCAGCTACAAATTGAGGATATcactgttgaagaaatgaagaaCTGTAAGCCTAAAGAAATGaagtatttgaaagattctTCCAAATCCGAGTACGTGTACCAAGTTTTGGGGATGAGTGAGATTCTTGCGTGTTCTGCATACCACTGTGAGTACTCCTACTCCACCAGTTTTTCATTCAGGTTGGACCTTTCCGAAAAAGACAATTCTGAAGCAAACATTTTCAAGGTATCCTATTCTGGAGATACACGTCCAAAGTCTGCCTTTTCATACATCGGTAAAAATTCTGATCTTTTGATACATGAGTCTACtcttgaagatgaaaagcTTGCCGATGCGGTTGATAAAAGGcattcaacaacatcagaAGCGTTACAAGTTGGAATTTTGATGAAGGCCAAAAAGATCATACTAACTCACTTTTCACAAAGATATAAATCATTCACGTGCTCTGAAACCGTTTATAAACGACTCAGAAATCCGGTCAGTAAGATTGATCTTATAGAAAATGGGAAGTTTGTTCCACCAGAATCAGAAGCTGTTACCCCAAAATCGGCCAAATCGTATCAATCTTCTTTACAGAATGATCCCGATATACCTCTAGAGGCCAAGTCAGTTATTTTTGCTGATGATCTCAATGAGGATATCAAGGACAATGCAGCTAAGATTGAAGTGCTTTTTGCTTTTGATAATATGAAAGTACAATATGACCAAATTTACATGCAGAGAGAAGTCtttgagaaacaaagaaaacaacttgaaaaactgTTCCCTATGGACGATGAAGAGTTCGTAGATGATCAGCCTGAGCAGCCAACGGAAAAGACAAAGTCTAAGAAAGTTAAGAAGCAGaaggaaattaaaaatCCTAAAAAACGCAAATTAACTCCTCCCGGTGCTTAG